Proteins encoded together in one Streptomyces sp. B1I3 window:
- a CDS encoding DUF2000 domain-containing protein has product MSNAFMTPEITGGKCAVVVSDELPPGLRANAASVLTMTLGHRVPGLIGPDVKDADGTVHPGIVLIPVPVLTASNDRLREIWELAGHGDVVRAGFSSLAQSCRTYDEYTDRMSGTATQDLDFAGVAMFGPRKQVNKIVGSLPLMR; this is encoded by the coding sequence GTGAGCAACGCCTTCATGACCCCGGAGATCACCGGCGGCAAGTGCGCCGTGGTGGTGAGCGACGAGCTCCCTCCGGGGCTGCGGGCCAACGCGGCCTCCGTCCTCACGATGACCCTGGGACACCGGGTGCCCGGCCTGATCGGGCCGGACGTCAAGGACGCCGACGGCACGGTGCATCCGGGGATCGTCCTGATCCCGGTGCCCGTGCTCACCGCCTCGAACGACCGGCTCCGGGAGATCTGGGAGCTGGCCGGGCACGGCGACGTCGTCCGGGCCGGCTTCAGTTCACTGGCGCAGTCCTGCCGCACGTACGACGAGTACACCGACCGGATGTCCGGCACGGCGACGCAGGACCTCGACTTCGCCGGGGTGGCCATGTTCGGGCCCCGGAAGCAGGTCAACAAGATCGTCGGCAGCCTCCCGCTGATGCGCTGA
- a CDS encoding Dabb family protein: MISHIVCFRFLPGITWADPRAVEAESISRAHPQHIPDIESWTAGRNTTVREVAHDFAVIGRFADRDALERYQTHPDHQRGVRAWKELSTWVVVDLDDTEDALLGEPAR; this comes from the coding sequence GTGATCAGCCACATCGTCTGCTTCCGGTTCCTGCCGGGCATCACCTGGGCGGACCCCCGGGCCGTCGAGGCCGAGAGCATCTCACGCGCGCATCCGCAGCACATCCCCGACATCGAGTCCTGGACGGCCGGGCGCAACACCACGGTCCGTGAGGTCGCCCATGACTTCGCCGTGATCGGCCGGTTCGCGGACCGGGACGCGCTCGAGCGGTACCAGACCCACCCCGACCACCAGCGGGGAGTCCGGGCCTGGAAAGAGCTGAGCACGTGGGTGGTGGTCGACCTCGACGACACCGAGGACGCCCTGCTCGGTGAGCCGGCCCGGTGA
- a CDS encoding LeuA family protein, which translates to MTNKQAARRIGIFDTTLRDGEQAPGNAMSAQDKLDLALRLEALDVDVIEAGFPASSSNDFDATQAVSAALSRAQVATLSRARRDDIETAVQAAGSRNHVLQIMGTGSDIHLEHKLGITRQQAIDDAVDAAKFAASLGVETVAVGIEDATRGDFGYLQQLTERAVEAGARYIPIADTSGCASPEEFGDLIAKIREWAPAPVRIGVHCHNDFGLATANAIAGLQAGADDVQVTVGGIGERAGNTAMEEVCALLAYKGEQLGLYAEVDLAGIYAVYNRLREIIRLEEPRNKAIFGQYAFGTAAGIHQAGMLRNPATYEYVEPARFGRERTLLISRHSGRAVLRHLLGEMGLQIDDSKLNEIYREYIAERVESDCEDISVLRERLAADLAPVPS; encoded by the coding sequence ATGACGAACAAGCAAGCTGCACGACGCATAGGGATATTCGACACGACGCTGCGCGACGGGGAGCAGGCTCCCGGGAACGCCATGTCCGCCCAGGACAAGCTCGATCTGGCCCTACGGCTCGAAGCGCTGGACGTGGACGTCATCGAGGCCGGCTTCCCGGCGTCGTCGTCCAACGACTTCGACGCCACCCAGGCGGTCTCCGCGGCGCTCAGCCGGGCCCAGGTGGCGACCCTGTCCAGGGCGCGCAGGGACGACATCGAGACGGCCGTCCAGGCCGCCGGCAGCCGCAACCACGTGCTGCAGATCATGGGCACCGGCAGCGACATCCACCTCGAGCACAAACTCGGCATCACCCGGCAGCAGGCGATCGACGACGCGGTCGACGCCGCGAAGTTCGCCGCGTCCCTCGGGGTGGAGACCGTGGCGGTGGGGATCGAGGACGCCACCCGCGGCGACTTCGGCTATCTGCAGCAGCTCACCGAGCGGGCGGTGGAGGCCGGGGCCCGCTACATCCCGATCGCCGACACCTCCGGGTGCGCGTCCCCCGAGGAGTTCGGCGACCTCATCGCGAAGATCCGGGAATGGGCGCCGGCTCCGGTGCGCATCGGTGTGCACTGCCACAACGACTTCGGTCTCGCGACCGCCAACGCGATCGCCGGGCTCCAGGCCGGCGCGGACGATGTCCAGGTCACGGTCGGCGGCATCGGTGAGCGGGCCGGCAACACCGCCATGGAGGAGGTCTGCGCCCTGCTCGCCTACAAGGGTGAGCAGCTGGGCCTGTACGCCGAGGTCGACCTCGCCGGCATCTACGCCGTGTACAACCGCCTCCGCGAGATCATCCGTCTCGAAGAGCCGCGCAACAAGGCCATCTTCGGCCAGTACGCGTTCGGTACGGCGGCCGGCATCCACCAGGCGGGCATGCTCCGCAACCCGGCGACCTACGAGTACGTCGAGCCGGCCCGCTTCGGCAGGGAGCGCACGCTCCTGATCAGCAGGCACTCCGGACGGGCCGTGCTGCGCCACCTGCTCGGCGAGATGGGCCTGCAGATCGACGACTCCAAGCTGAACGAGATCTACCGCGAGTACATCGCCGAGCGGGTCGAGAGCGACTGCGAGGACATCTCCGTCCTGCGGGAGCGACTGGCGGCCGATCTCGCTCCCGTGCCGAGCTGA
- a CDS encoding cupin domain-containing protein has translation MSDQDGTSALPQLYGGVPGKSFGPVNYKFEPLMRDGRIGAEIHSLYSTAETGENGPAAAIVRYLPSGNAQPHRHPGYEIIWIVEGELETDDGVYPAGSLLVMPPDSVHTPRSPKGAVGLVVWEQPVRPAQ, from the coding sequence ATGTCTGATCAGGATGGCACCAGCGCACTTCCGCAGCTGTACGGCGGCGTTCCCGGCAAGTCGTTCGGGCCGGTGAACTACAAATTCGAGCCGTTGATGCGGGACGGCCGAATCGGTGCGGAGATCCATTCCCTCTACTCGACGGCGGAAACCGGGGAGAACGGCCCTGCGGCGGCCATCGTCCGCTACCTGCCGAGTGGAAACGCACAGCCGCACCGGCACCCCGGGTACGAAATCATCTGGATCGTCGAAGGCGAGCTCGAGACCGACGACGGGGTGTATCCCGCAGGCAGCCTCCTGGTGATGCCTCCCGACAGCGTGCACACGCCGCGCAGCCCGAAGGGCGCTGTCGGACTCGTGGTGTGGGAGCAGCCGGTACGCCCGGCTCAGTGA
- a CDS encoding TauD/TfdA family dioxygenase — protein MADGGVPARLLEAAEQIRIERSQGLAEAHVLRNCPVDEDLPEIGNEDPSAEKKSLKSTFIGEGFLELLAQITRTPLLSYANRFGGDFFIDVIAINKYLGKQTGYNGGEVVFHNDRTAHPVRADYITLLGMRCPTEDLVYTGFVSGRRLIAELSPEIQQVLRQPYFITPFDVVSRDANTELGATPTHAILSGVSSLRYLDTHTATAPDAPVEAKDALLALKNALTRVPKERHRMQEGDVLTFANQHGLHNREQIEISDARRALGRWLLKTYAFADQAAADAHSDAWIDGVPGKVGD, from the coding sequence GTGGCCGACGGTGGAGTTCCCGCTCGGCTGCTGGAGGCGGCCGAGCAGATTCGCATCGAGCGTTCCCAGGGACTCGCGGAGGCGCACGTCCTGCGTAACTGCCCGGTGGACGAGGATTTGCCGGAGATCGGGAACGAGGACCCCTCCGCCGAGAAGAAGAGCCTGAAGAGCACGTTCATCGGTGAGGGATTCCTGGAGCTGCTGGCCCAGATCACCAGGACGCCGCTGCTGTCCTACGCGAATCGCTTCGGTGGCGACTTCTTCATCGACGTCATCGCCATCAACAAGTACCTGGGGAAGCAGACCGGCTACAACGGCGGCGAGGTGGTGTTCCACAACGACCGGACCGCTCACCCAGTCCGGGCCGACTACATCACCCTGCTGGGGATGCGCTGCCCGACCGAGGACCTGGTCTACACCGGCTTCGTCTCCGGGCGCCGGCTCATCGCCGAACTGTCGCCGGAGATCCAGCAGGTGCTGCGGCAGCCCTACTTCATCACCCCGTTCGACGTCGTCTCCCGGGACGCGAACACCGAGCTCGGCGCCACGCCGACGCACGCGATCCTGAGCGGGGTCTCCTCGCTGCGCTACCTCGACACGCACACGGCGACCGCGCCGGACGCGCCGGTCGAGGCCAAGGACGCCCTGCTGGCGCTGAAGAACGCGCTGACCCGGGTGCCCAAGGAGCGGCACCGCATGCAGGAGGGTGACGTGCTCACGTTCGCCAACCAGCACGGCCTGCACAACCGGGAGCAGATCGAGATCAGCGACGCCCGGCGTGCGCTCGGCCGCTGGCTGCTCAAGACCTACGCCTTCGCGGACCAGGCCGCGGCCGACGCGCACAGCGATGCCTGGATCGACGGGGTGCCGGGCAAGGTCGGCGACTGA